Genomic DNA from Niabella ginsenosidivorans:
ACTGAACAACGATCTTGTATCAACACCTTATGAGCCTGTTCAATGCCATAGCTTCTTAACAGAAAGCACTTTTGGTCTGCCGGTTTACCAGTTCCAGCCCTGTGCAACAATTTATGAAGAGATCAACCACTGGTGCGCAGCAAACGCCCGGCAGGGATTGAACAGCGTTTTGATCGGCTATGCATTGGGCAAATCGCAGAATATTTTAGCCAACCTCGATCCGGAACTGGGCGTGCCCTTGTTACATGGCGCCGTGTTTAACATGAATGAAGCACTTGCAGGATCAGGTATCTGTTTCCCGGGAGAATGGCTGACCCCCGAGACCCCGAAAGAACGTTTAAAAAACGCGGTTATCATTGCCCCGCAAAGCGTCCTCGGCTCACCCTGGCTGCGCAAGCTGCAACCCTACCGCATAGCCGTTTGCAGCGGCTGGATGGCATTGCGTGGCCCCCGCAGAAGATTGTCGGTGGATAAAGGTTTTGCATTGAGCGATCATTGCGACTTTGAGCAGCTCAACACGGCCATAAAAGCAACCGGAGCCGAAAACGTTTATGTAACCCACGGATACCAGGCGGTTTACAGCAAATGGCTCTGCGAAGCCTATGGGTTGAGAGCTGTGGAATTAAAAACACAGTTTGACAGTATAGAAGAAACCCTGGCAGCAGATTCAACAAACCCAACAGCATGAAAGATTTTGTTCAACTCTTCCAGGAAATTGACAGCTCTACAAAAACCTCGGTTAAGGTAGCCGCCCTGGTAAAATATTTCCGGCAGGCAACGGACAGGGATCTGCTTTGGGCAATTACATTGCTGATCGGTAACCGTCCCAGGCGGCCTGTAACCACCACGAACCTGCGCCTTTGGATGGCCCGGCTCACCGGCCTTCCGCTCTGGCTGATCGAAGACTCCTATTATATTGTAGGCGATCTTGCAGAAACATTA
This window encodes:
- a CDS encoding ligase-associated DNA damage response exonuclease → MVLFKEEGIYFPAADLYIDPWKPVQRAVITHGHSDHARPGMGSYLCHPLTKEILRYRLGPDIQVQTLDYNVPLVINGATISFHPAGHIIGSAQVRLEYKGEVWVITGDYKLNNDLVSTPYEPVQCHSFLTESTFGLPVYQFQPCATIYEEINHWCAANARQGLNSVLIGYALGKSQNILANLDPELGVPLLHGAVFNMNEALAGSGICFPGEWLTPETPKERLKNAVIIAPQSVLGSPWLRKLQPYRIAVCSGWMALRGPRRRLSVDKGFALSDHCDFEQLNTAIKATGAENVYVTHGYQAVYSKWLCEAYGLRAVELKTQFDSIEETLAADSTNPTA